The segment CCGCTCCACCAGGCGGTGCACAGGAGGGATATACCGTGACGGGACAGAAGCCGGCCGAGAGACTATTTCACCCGTGGCGGAAGAATTCAGGACGATACCCGATATACGCCCCGACGAAAGCAGAACCTCGGCAATTCGCCGGGCCTGATCGTCATCGATGTTGTATAAAGGATCCTCCAGGATCACCTCGATTTCATCGGCCACGGTGCGGGAACTCCTGATGAGATCGTCGGTCATGGCATTGGTCATAAAGAGAATTGTTACAATTTCAAAGGCAACGATAATCGCTGCCGAGACCAGGATTGTCATCCTCTGGGCGTCCGAGAGAAGCCCTCTTGATCGTTTCATCGGTACCCCTCAAGAATAGTTGCCACAACGCCCTCGTCAATAATATCCCGGAGTATCTTCTCTAAAACAGGACGAAGTTCCATCGCGGGCGAGGCCCGGGAGAGGGCAATAAAAAGATCCGTTCCGTGGGCAGGCTGATAGATCGCGGGGCCCACCAGAGACTCCATCCCCAACTGGCGTATATCCCAGAGAAGATTCGGTATGGTGCCCACCAGAACTGACACCCGGCCATGGTACAGCATCCTGAGAAGCTGTCGCTCCGAGGAAACGGTGATCTTTTCTATCTTCGTATCCGAGTTGAAGGGTTCAAAATAGACCGAGTCGCGCACCTGACCTACCCGCAGGGAATAAAGATCCCGATAGCTCTGGAGAATGTCCTCAGAGCCCCGCAGGGTATAGAACGCAGGAGAAACGGCCGTGTAGGAAGGCGAAAGATAGTGGAGGTATGTTTCCCGCTCGGCCGACCAGGCAATGCCGGTCATGATGTGAGCTTCTCCGGTGCGCAACATTTCCAGCGCCCGCGGCCAGGAATGACGCTGGACCACAACGGGAATGCCCAAGCGCGTTTCGATTTCCCGAACGAGTTCCAGATCTATCCCCGATACCAGATCTCCCGAGGAATCGGCAAGCCGAAAGGGGGGCCAGACATCGGTTGCCAGAACAAGATGCTCCGGCAGGGCCTCACCAGAGGAGACCAGGAAGACGCTCAGCACAAGAACCAGACCTGCCCGTTTCAGGAAAAAGAGACTTCGCTGATCTGGCCAGGCCCTATTCATGATTCCTCCTGCTGCAGAAGCGCTTCTCTCACGCCCCCTCTTAAGGGGGATGCCTTTGAATGTAAGAATACACGATGAACCCCCACTTTGCCATAACAGGATCTCTTTGTTAGACTCAGGGGAGCAGGAAAATCGTGGAATCGGGGAGTGCCGATCAGGGAGTCCCCGGGACGCTTCAAAACCGGTTGTTTCAGAAAAAGGTCAAATGCCAGTGAAATGGAATCAACGGCGGGCTGTCGCCCTGGAATACCTCCGGAAAATCTACCGCTACGATCCGGAAACCGCCTCCTACACCATTGATGTGCGTCTTCCTGATTACTCCTACGCCTTCAGCCAGTGGGCTCACCCCTGGGAAGAGGTGCCCGAGGTTAACCCGGGGCTTGTCCAATATTTGAAGGAGTGTTCCGACGATATTCCCTACGAGGCGCCACTGCAAATTGTCTTCGGGATCGAGGGGCCCCGAGGCCAGGCTATGGAGCGGGAACTCAGTATCAGCATCCGGAAATATTTCCGCTACGAGCTTTTTATCGAACGTCGGCGCCTGCGCCGCCTCTGGCAACGGGCGCTCCACTACATGGCAATCTCCGTGGTGTTTCTCATTGCGGGAACTCTGCTGGGACCTGAAACGGGGGACCATCTGGTGAGACTGACCCTCAGGCAGGGCCTCAATGTGGGCGGTTGGGTTTTCATGTGGGAGGCGATCCACCAGATCACCTTCCAGCAACAGAATCTGCGCCGGACCATCGCCGACTACACCCGATTTCTTGATGCCCGGATCAGCTTTGAGAGATCAGAACTATGATGGCCGCGCTGCTCAGGAGATCTTTGTCGTCCCTGCTCCAGGAGATTTGGAGTGATGGAGTCGTCCTGATATCTTCATGAGCTGTTGAAACAGTTTCAGGTCCCGCAGGCGTTTTTGACGCTCCTGGGAAACCCGAACACTATTCACCAGCATAATGCTCATCAGAACCAGTAGCAGAGCGAAGGGCAGGCCGGTGCTGATAACTGCCGTCTGAAGCGCCATCAACGCCTGCTCACCGCCAATCAGGAGCAACACCGCCGCTACTGCACCCTCAAGAACCGCCCAGAAGATTCGCTGTCCCACGGGCGTCTTGATTCGGCCGCCCGATGTAATGTTATTGATCACCAGCGAGCCGGAGTCACTGGACGTGACAAAAAAGAAGATAACCATTGCTGTTGCCAGCACACTCAGAGCCAGGCTTATCGCCCCCTGCAGGACCGGTATATTGATGCGGGCCAGCATTTCGAAGAGAGCCACAGGGAGATTCCCCTGTACGGTCGCAAACAAGGCGCCCTCACCAACCTGGTTTACGTAAATTGCCGTGCTGCCAAAGACCGACATCCACAGAAATGACAACAGGGGAGGCACTACCATAACGGCGGTCACAAACTCGCGAATGGTGCGCCCCCGTGAAATTCGGGCAATAAACATGCCCACGAAAGGAGACCAGGAAATCCACCAGGC is part of the Alkalispirochaeta americana genome and harbors:
- a CDS encoding substrate-binding periplasmic protein, which gives rise to MNRAWPDQRSLFFLKRAGLVLVLSVFLVSSGEALPEHLVLATDVWPPFRLADSSGDLVSGIDLELVREIETRLGIPVVVQRHSWPRALEMLRTGEAHIMTGIAWSAERETYLHYLSPSYTAVSPAFYTLRGSEDILQSYRDLYSLRVGQVRDSVYFEPFNSDTKIEKITVSSERQLLRMLYHGRVSVLVGTIPNLLWDIRQLGMESLVGPAIYQPAHGTDLFIALSRASPAMELRPVLEKILRDIIDEGVVATILEGYR